Proteins found in one Lepeophtheirus salmonis chromosome 9, UVic_Lsal_1.4, whole genome shotgun sequence genomic segment:
- the LOC121124222 gene encoding kelch repeat and BTB domain-containing protein 8 isoform X1, with the protein MSKRRRILVNRGMELNEKRLQGVEVDVHFRIEDEEFPAHKLIVGLKSPYLKVLVSPPPGFKETASKIDLSSDISSQAFSVLLDYIYSGEIYLNEENIFEIIETASYLQINDHLMENAKEFLLDMISSVSDIKIFLQIWNIAERFSLSSLSDKLYKVLEHRLEDFLSQDIFSHIGLEELSRLLSNSSLCFRDEQQLWNTLVPLNHGEEDEEICKRFSDILAQYFRFNLISWESHYLTESAINRFQLESTSQSDDKSDLPSRTCHNCVYIFEYTKGQNSLQNIESFLEDKKFGPSFAYVSINKESPSLHILPSLTNGKSYHQHYGPHSQHNYSLLTSQSSLFILGGLTTHVSSKTVKSSALSSDLKTFEYSSGTWLRWRSSIPTPSVGFGCVFAAGKVYILGGLVEDSNSSSIKGVRYLNSKLGVSRKVYVAMEGDLTQMSNSCWEQLCDMPHERTDFATVHTQNRIYLIGNRFIDIYDVCNDSWSSITPINTFSKPVVGLIGSSIYILSGKSQLSSSNNFYAFNTVTHTWKNLPKPQEIRFDVIDSFAHNNLFYVIVQQRSIQTAILIFDPEKETWTTLLKNIPGTVRPGVIIRTPWLNKMFFSMTKVIKMECH; encoded by the exons ATGAGTAAACGAAGACGGATCCTAGTGAACAGGGGTATGGAACTGAATGAGAAAAGACTCCAAGGAGTAGAAGTAGACGTTCATTTCCGTATCGAAGATGAAGAGTTCCCTGCTCACAAGCTTATAGTTGGTCTTAAAAGCCCTTATTTAAAGGTTCTGGTATCTCCTCCTCCTGGATTCAAGGAAACTGcctcaaaaattgatttatcctCGGATATATCATCTCAAGCCTTTTCTGTTCTTTTGGACTACATATATTCGG gtgagatttatttaaatgaagaaaatatttttgaaatcattgaAACGGCCTCCTATCTTCAAATAAATGATCATCTCATGGAGAATGCCAAGGAATTCCTTCTTGACATGATATCCTCAGTGTCagatatcaaaattttcttacaGATTTGGAACATTGCAGAAAGATTCTCACTTTCATCCCTCTCAGATAAACTTTACAAAGTGCTTGAGCATCGACTCGAAGACTTTTTATCTCAAGATATATTTAGTCATATAGGTCTAGAAGAACTCTCTAGATTACTATCAAACTCTAGTCTATGTTTCAGAGATGAACAGCAACTCTGGAATACGCTTGTTCCATTGAACCAtggagaagaagatgaagaaatttgtaaAAGATTTTCAGATATTTTAGCTCAATACTTccgttttaatttaatttcatgggAAAGTCATTATTTGACAGAGTCAGCGATTAATAGGTTTCAATTGGAGTCTACATCTCAGAGTGATGATAAGAGCGACTTACCCTCAAGGACTTGTCATAACTGTGTATACATATTCGAATATACTAAAGGACAAAACTCTCTTCAGAACATTGAATCCTTTTTAGAAGACAAGAAATTTGGACCGTCTTTTGCATATGTATCCATCAACAAGGAAAGTCCTTCACTACACATTCTTCCATCTCTAACGAATGGAAAATCCTATCATCAACACTATGGTCCCCATTCCCAACACAATTACTCCTTACTCACATCACAATCGAGTCTTTTTATATTAGGAGGTTTAACCACTCATGTGAGTTCTAAAACAGTCAAATCATCTGCCTTATCCTctgatttaaaaacttttgagtaCAGTTCGGGTACGTGGCTTCGATGGAGATCCTCTATTCCTACTCCTTCCGTTGGCTTTGGCTGTGTTTTTGCGGCTGGAAAAGTTTACATACTCGGAGGGTTGGTTGAGGACTCCAATTCTAGTTCTATAAAAGGAGTAAGATATTTGAATTCCAAACTAGGAGTCTCTAGGAAGGTTTATGTTGCCATGGAGGGAGATTTAACTCAAATGTCAAATTc GTGTTGGGAGCAGCTCTGTGACATGCCTCATGAAAGAACGGATTTTGCAACAGTGCATACGCAAAACAGGATTTATTTAATAGGTAATAGGTTTATCGACATTTATGATGTGTGTAATGACTCTTGGTCTTCCATAACACCGATCAATACATTTTCTAAGCCTGTTGTGGGTTTAATTGGATCATCCATATACATTCTCTCGGGGAAATCCCAGCTATCTTCCTCTAATAACTTTTATGCATTCAATACGGTGACTCATACATGGAAAAATCTTCCAAAACCTCAGGAAATCCGTTTCGATGTGATTGACTCATTTgctcataataatttattttatgtcatagtGCAACAGCGCTCAATCCAAACAGCTATTCTAATATTTGATCCTGAAAAAGAGACATGGACTACTCTATTGAAAAACATTCCAGGCACAGTGAGACCTGGTGTTATAATTCGAACCCCATGgctgaataaaatgtttttttccatgACAAAAGTCATCAAAATGGAATGTCATTGA
- the LOC121124222 gene encoding zinc finger and BTB domain-containing protein 8A isoform X2: MSKRRRILVNRGMELNEKRLQGVEVDVHFRIEDEEFPAHKLIVGLKSPYLKVLVSPPPGFKETASKIDLSSDISSQAFSVLLDYIYSGEIYLNEENIFEIIETASYLQINDHLMENAKEFLLDMISSVSDIKIFLQIWNIAERFSLSSLSDKLYKVLEHRLEDFLSQDIFSHIGLEELSRLLSNSSLCFRDEQQLWNTLVPLNHGEEDEEICKRFSDILAQYFRFNLISWESHYLTESAINRFQLESTSQSDDKSDLPSRTCHNCVYIFEYTKGQNSLQNIESFLEDKKFGPSFAYVSINKESPSLHILPSLTNGKSYHQHYGPHSQHNYSLLTSQSSLFILGGLTTHVSSKTVKSSALSSDLKTFEYSSGTWLRWRSSIPTPSVGFGCVFAAGKVYILGGLVEDSNSSSIKGVRYLNSKLGVSRKVYVAMEGDLTQMSNSCWEQLCDMPHERTDFATVHTQNRIYLIACCGFNWIIHIHSLGEIPAIFL, encoded by the exons ATGAGTAAACGAAGACGGATCCTAGTGAACAGGGGTATGGAACTGAATGAGAAAAGACTCCAAGGAGTAGAAGTAGACGTTCATTTCCGTATCGAAGATGAAGAGTTCCCTGCTCACAAGCTTATAGTTGGTCTTAAAAGCCCTTATTTAAAGGTTCTGGTATCTCCTCCTCCTGGATTCAAGGAAACTGcctcaaaaattgatttatcctCGGATATATCATCTCAAGCCTTTTCTGTTCTTTTGGACTACATATATTCGG gtgagatttatttaaatgaagaaaatatttttgaaatcattgaAACGGCCTCCTATCTTCAAATAAATGATCATCTCATGGAGAATGCCAAGGAATTCCTTCTTGACATGATATCCTCAGTGTCagatatcaaaattttcttacaGATTTGGAACATTGCAGAAAGATTCTCACTTTCATCCCTCTCAGATAAACTTTACAAAGTGCTTGAGCATCGACTCGAAGACTTTTTATCTCAAGATATATTTAGTCATATAGGTCTAGAAGAACTCTCTAGATTACTATCAAACTCTAGTCTATGTTTCAGAGATGAACAGCAACTCTGGAATACGCTTGTTCCATTGAACCAtggagaagaagatgaagaaatttgtaaAAGATTTTCAGATATTTTAGCTCAATACTTccgttttaatttaatttcatgggAAAGTCATTATTTGACAGAGTCAGCGATTAATAGGTTTCAATTGGAGTCTACATCTCAGAGTGATGATAAGAGCGACTTACCCTCAAGGACTTGTCATAACTGTGTATACATATTCGAATATACTAAAGGACAAAACTCTCTTCAGAACATTGAATCCTTTTTAGAAGACAAGAAATTTGGACCGTCTTTTGCATATGTATCCATCAACAAGGAAAGTCCTTCACTACACATTCTTCCATCTCTAACGAATGGAAAATCCTATCATCAACACTATGGTCCCCATTCCCAACACAATTACTCCTTACTCACATCACAATCGAGTCTTTTTATATTAGGAGGTTTAACCACTCATGTGAGTTCTAAAACAGTCAAATCATCTGCCTTATCCTctgatttaaaaacttttgagtaCAGTTCGGGTACGTGGCTTCGATGGAGATCCTCTATTCCTACTCCTTCCGTTGGCTTTGGCTGTGTTTTTGCGGCTGGAAAAGTTTACATACTCGGAGGGTTGGTTGAGGACTCCAATTCTAGTTCTATAAAAGGAGTAAGATATTTGAATTCCAAACTAGGAGTCTCTAGGAAGGTTTATGTTGCCATGGAGGGAGATTTAACTCAAATGTCAAATTc GTGTTGGGAGCAGCTCTGTGACATGCCTCATGAAAGAACGGATTTTGCAACAGTGCATACGCAAAACAGGATTTATTTAATAG CCTGTTGTGGGTTTAATTGGATCATCCATATACATTCTCTCGGGGAAATCCCAGCTATCTTCCTCTAA
- the LOC121124223 gene encoding uncharacterized protein, with product MEGSRDHHSPTKVYQYNKPSLLWSIFGFPSVSTVLTNIALLYCGVSYFMETTDCRFNLIPLYLIISNSLFLATSIFRIICLHDAVRSLRDGDLIGLFIGVGNLVILCWGTFVLFGYGKFEKWNLEKSDPYYCDHAPVVIALANLIAAWVLIPLFVFVELYKLFRACTMRMSKSNNNPVQKRQSRIQPNGFHNASLKLNGIV from the exons ATGGAAGGGTCGAGAGATCATCATA GTCCTACCAAAGTATATCAGTACAATAAGCCCTCACTCCTATGGTCCATTTTTGGATTTCCGAGTGTGTCAACGGTCCTGACAAATATTGCTCTTCTCTACTGTGGCGTCAGTTATTTTATGGAAACAACAGACTGTCGGTTCAACCTCATTCCTTTGTACCTCATCATTAGTAACTCCTTGTTCCTTGCCACCTCCATTTTTCGAATCATTTGTCTTCATGATGCTGTCAG ATCTCTACGAGACGGGGATCTGATTGGACTATTTATAGGAGTGGGAAATCTCGTCATTCTATGTTGGGgaacatttgttttatttggcTACG GGAAGTTTGAAAAGTGGAATTTGGAGAAGAGCGATCCTTATTACTGTGATCATGCTCCGGTTGTGATTGCTCTTGCAAATCTAATCGCCGCTTGGGTACTCATTCCTCTCTTTGTCTTCGTTGAGCTCTACAAACTATTCAGGGCCTGTACCATGAGAATgagtaaatcaaataataatcctGTACAAAAAAGACAGAGTCGGATTCAGCCAAATGGTTTTCATAATGCCTCTCTCAAATTAAACGGCATCGTTTAA